In Nocardia sputorum, a single genomic region encodes these proteins:
- a CDS encoding acyl-CoA dehydrogenase, protein MSHYKSNVRDLEFNLFEVYGLDDILRTGAFGDLDGDTVRSMLAEAARLAEGPVAEPYAETDRTPPVFDPATHSVSLPEPFKKAVRAWYDADWWRVGKAEAVGGVPAPSMVSWAISEFVLGAQPAAYMYLTGPMMAHIMHGVGTEQQQRWAQFITERNWGATMVLTEPDAGSDVGAGRTKAIEQEDGSWHIEGVKRFITSADSDDLFPNIMHLVLARPEGAGPGTKGLSLFFVPKFHFDHETGELGERNGVFVTNVEHKMGLKASATCELTFGGHGIPAKGWLVGEVHNGIAQMFQVIEEARMMVGTKAIATLSTGYLNALEYAKNRVQGSDLTRMADKTAPKVPITRHADVRRSLMMQKAYAEGLRAIYLYTAGHQNDVVAQHISGADAELAARVNDLLLPIVKGVGSERAYQYLTESLQTLGGSGFLQDYPIEQYIRDAKIDSLYEGTTAIQAQDFFFRKIARDRGVALAHLASRIRDTAHSATGNGRLKAEKVLLATALEDVQDMTGRFTQHLLAAQQQPAELYKIGLNSVRFLLAVGDLLVAWRLIVAAEIAITALDADPGDQDRAFYQGKVAVASFFAKTVLPHLSAEWSVISDVDISVMDLDEAAF, encoded by the coding sequence GTGAGCCATTACAAGAGCAACGTGCGCGACCTCGAGTTCAACCTTTTCGAGGTGTACGGACTCGACGACATCCTGCGGACCGGAGCGTTCGGGGATCTGGACGGAGACACCGTGCGATCGATGCTGGCGGAGGCGGCGCGCCTGGCCGAGGGACCGGTCGCCGAACCGTACGCCGAAACCGACCGCACCCCGCCCGTTTTCGATCCGGCCACGCACTCCGTCAGCCTGCCCGAGCCGTTCAAGAAGGCGGTGCGCGCCTGGTACGACGCCGACTGGTGGCGCGTCGGCAAGGCGGAGGCGGTCGGCGGGGTGCCCGCTCCCTCGATGGTCAGCTGGGCCATCAGCGAATTCGTTCTGGGGGCGCAGCCCGCGGCCTACATGTACCTGACGGGGCCGATGATGGCCCACATCATGCACGGCGTCGGCACCGAGCAGCAGCAGCGCTGGGCACAGTTCATCACCGAGCGCAACTGGGGTGCCACGATGGTGCTGACCGAGCCCGACGCCGGTTCCGATGTGGGCGCCGGCCGCACCAAGGCGATCGAGCAGGAAGACGGTTCCTGGCACATCGAGGGCGTCAAGCGGTTCATCACCTCCGCCGATTCCGACGACCTGTTCCCGAACATCATGCACCTGGTGCTGGCCCGCCCCGAGGGCGCCGGGCCGGGCACCAAGGGCCTGTCGCTGTTCTTCGTGCCGAAGTTCCACTTCGACCACGAGACCGGTGAGCTGGGCGAGCGCAACGGCGTCTTCGTCACCAACGTCGAGCACAAGATGGGCCTGAAAGCCTCCGCCACCTGCGAGCTGACCTTCGGCGGCCACGGCATCCCGGCCAAGGGCTGGCTGGTCGGCGAGGTGCACAACGGCATCGCGCAGATGTTCCAGGTCATCGAGGAAGCCCGCATGATGGTGGGCACCAAGGCCATCGCCACCTTGTCCACCGGTTACCTCAACGCCCTCGAATACGCGAAGAACCGCGTGCAGGGCAGCGATCTGACCCGCATGGCCGACAAGACCGCGCCGAAGGTACCGATCACCCGGCACGCCGACGTGCGCCGGTCGCTGATGATGCAGAAGGCCTACGCCGAAGGTCTTCGCGCTATCTACCTCTACACCGCCGGGCACCAGAACGACGTGGTGGCACAGCACATCTCGGGCGCGGACGCGGAACTCGCCGCGCGGGTCAACGACCTGCTCCTGCCGATCGTCAAGGGCGTCGGCTCCGAGCGGGCCTACCAGTACCTGACCGAGTCGCTGCAGACCCTGGGCGGTTCCGGCTTCCTGCAGGACTACCCGATCGAGCAGTACATCCGCGACGCGAAGATCGACTCGCTCTACGAGGGCACCACCGCCATCCAGGCGCAGGACTTCTTCTTCCGCAAGATCGCCCGTGACCGCGGCGTCGCGCTGGCCCACCTCGCGAGCCGGATCCGGGACACGGCGCACTCCGCCACGGGCAACGGCCGGCTCAAGGCCGAGAAGGTTCTGCTCGCGACCGCGCTCGAGGATGTCCAGGACATGACGGGCCGGTTCACCCAGCATCTGCTCGCGGCCCAGCAGCAACCTGCCGAGTTGTACAAGATCGGACTGAACTCCGTCCGGTTCCTGCTCGCCGTCGGCGACCTCCTCGTCGCCTGGCGGCTGATCGTCGCCGCCGAAATCGCCATCACGGCATTGGATGCCGATCCCGGCGACCAGGACCGCGCCTTCTACCAAGGCAAGGTCGCCGTCGCGTCGTTCTTCGCCAAGACGGTCCTGCCGCACCTCAGCGCGGAATGGTCGGTGATCTCCGATGTCGACATCAGCGTCATGGATCTCGACGAAGCCGCGTTCTGA
- the gndA gene encoding NADP-dependent phosphogluconate dehydrogenase, with the protein MPTSTARAQIGVTGLAVMGSNIARNFARNGYTVALHNRTVAKTDALLEAHGDDGDFVRTETVEEFVAALEKPRRVLIMVKAGAATDAVIEELADAMEPGDIIIDGGNALYTDTIRREAAMRERGLNFVGAGISGGEEGALNGPAIMPGGPKESYDSLGPLLESIAAKVDGTPCCTHIGPDGSGHFVKMVHNGIEYADMQLIGEAYHLFRDALGFDAKQIADVFTQWNSGDLESYLVEITAEVLNQVDAKTGKPLVDVIVDAAEQKGTGRWTVKSALDLGVPVTGIAEAVFARALSGSREQRKAARGLASGRLADKPTDVEQFTEDIRQALYASKVVAYAQGFDQIAAGSAEYDWDLRPGDLATIWRGGCIIRARFLNRIKEAYDENPALPSLILAPYFREAIETAIDSWRRVVATATLLGIPVPAFASSLSYYDALRAERLPAALTQGQRDFFGAHTYERVDADGKFHTLWSGDRSEVRAD; encoded by the coding sequence ATGCCGACCTCCACAGCGCGTGCACAGATCGGGGTCACCGGTCTGGCGGTCATGGGTAGCAACATCGCACGGAACTTCGCCAGGAACGGCTATACCGTTGCGCTGCACAACCGTACCGTCGCCAAGACCGACGCACTGCTCGAGGCCCACGGCGACGACGGCGACTTCGTGCGCACCGAGACCGTCGAGGAGTTCGTCGCCGCGCTCGAGAAGCCGCGCCGCGTGCTGATCATGGTGAAGGCGGGCGCGGCCACCGACGCGGTGATCGAGGAACTGGCGGACGCGATGGAGCCGGGCGACATCATCATCGACGGCGGAAATGCCCTCTACACCGATACCATCCGGCGCGAGGCCGCGATGCGTGAGCGCGGGCTGAACTTCGTCGGAGCGGGCATCTCCGGTGGAGAGGAGGGCGCTCTCAACGGCCCCGCGATCATGCCGGGCGGTCCCAAGGAGTCCTACGACTCGCTGGGGCCGCTGCTGGAGTCGATCGCCGCCAAGGTCGACGGAACGCCTTGCTGCACCCATATCGGTCCCGACGGTTCCGGACATTTCGTCAAGATGGTGCACAACGGCATCGAGTACGCCGACATGCAGTTGATCGGGGAGGCCTACCACCTGTTCCGCGACGCGCTCGGTTTCGATGCCAAGCAGATCGCCGACGTGTTCACCCAGTGGAACTCCGGCGACCTGGAGAGCTACCTCGTCGAGATCACCGCCGAGGTGCTGAATCAGGTCGACGCCAAGACGGGCAAGCCGCTCGTCGACGTGATCGTCGACGCGGCGGAACAGAAGGGCACCGGGCGCTGGACGGTGAAGTCCGCGCTCGATCTCGGTGTGCCGGTCACCGGCATCGCCGAAGCGGTGTTCGCGCGGGCGCTGTCCGGTTCCCGCGAGCAGCGCAAAGCCGCGCGCGGCTTGGCCTCGGGCCGGCTGGCCGACAAGCCCACCGACGTGGAGCAGTTCACCGAGGACATCCGGCAGGCGCTCTACGCCTCCAAGGTGGTCGCCTACGCGCAGGGCTTCGACCAGATCGCGGCGGGCAGTGCCGAATACGACTGGGACCTGCGCCCCGGCGATCTCGCGACGATCTGGCGTGGCGGCTGCATCATCCGCGCCCGATTCCTCAACCGGATCAAGGAAGCCTACGACGAGAACCCCGCGCTGCCGAGCTTGATCCTGGCGCCGTACTTCCGCGAGGCGATCGAGACGGCCATCGACAGCTGGCGCCGGGTCGTGGCCACCGCGACCCTGCTGGGCATCCCGGTGCCCGCGTTCGCCTCGTCCCTGTCCTACTACGACGCCCTGCGCGCCGAGCGTCTTCCGGCCGCGCTCACCCAGGGGCAGCGGGACTTCTTCGGCGCGCACACCTACGAGCGCGTGGACGCCGATGGGAAGTTCCACACGCTCTGGAGCGGTGACCGCAGCGAGGTCCGCGCCGACTAG
- a CDS encoding TetR/AcrR family transcriptional regulator, producing MSTPRKTPRQQRSEFTFEAILDAAARLFQQHGYAATTTNKIAELAGVSIGTLYHYVPNKDALLYSLAERHLREASLTLLVAAERLRAEQPPLRETIEQLVDAVTRLHTAQPEMHRLLFDQAPRTPDGVERLRQLEQVLAGEVEFHLRRLDVGGADPALTAVLLVQAVEAQIHGAVLDPPAGRTADECGRAIIDLWTGALTPSPGGPAAMSSCGCRAR from the coding sequence ATGTCGACACCCCGGAAAACCCCGCGCCAGCAGCGCTCGGAGTTCACTTTCGAAGCGATCCTCGACGCCGCTGCTCGACTTTTCCAGCAGCATGGATACGCGGCCACCACGACGAACAAGATCGCCGAGCTCGCCGGCGTCTCCATCGGAACCCTCTACCACTACGTCCCGAACAAGGACGCGCTGCTGTACTCGCTCGCCGAACGTCACCTCCGCGAGGCCTCGCTGACGCTCCTCGTTGCGGCCGAACGCCTCCGTGCCGAGCAGCCACCGCTGCGCGAAACCATCGAGCAGTTGGTCGACGCGGTGACGCGGTTGCATACCGCGCAGCCGGAGATGCACCGGCTGCTCTTCGATCAGGCGCCGCGCACGCCCGATGGCGTCGAGCGCCTGCGCCAACTCGAACAGGTTCTCGCGGGCGAAGTGGAGTTCCATCTGCGCCGCCTCGACGTCGGCGGCGCCGACCCGGCATTGACGGCCGTGTTGCTCGTGCAGGCGGTGGAGGCACAGATCCACGGCGCGGTCCTGGACCCACCGGCCGGTCGCACCGCGGACGAGTGCGGCCGGGCGATCATCGATCTGTGGACCGGGGCGCTCACCCCGTCTCCCGGCGGACCGGCTGCCATGTCATCGTGCGGTTGCCGGGCAAGGTGA
- a CDS encoding TetR/AcrR family transcriptional regulator: MGTQAHGGQPRRRPPHRREMILDAAVDAFTHGGYYGTTMADIAAAVDISATALYRHFRNKQQLLGQCLMVGLDDTLHRLDAAYRADDSGGAVLAELVRVALELRGLPRLWQLEFRNLTAADKTAVLVRVARLTRYLRRAIRLRRPELSAADVELLSWCVLSIAVSPSYHRAELPAPAAAQVLDAAVAAVITTRMPACPAGYAPHRPPRMETGNAALDRALRSERMLAEAARLFSARGYAAVGIEDIGAAVGVTGPALYHHFSSKADLLDQIVRRQDEWLRLLLARAIAEGRSAEESMRSLMRSFAQLGVDEPDLLAITVSEIRHLPGDGVRRYRRVRLDGIAQWARMLQAVRPDLSAPSARVLSRAVTTVVIDAVRNPRFRRRADLVEILVAIGEGIGAAGSHGRVGRQ, encoded by the coding sequence ATGGGCACACAGGCGCACGGCGGACAGCCACGACGAAGACCACCGCATCGGCGCGAGATGATCCTCGACGCCGCGGTCGACGCCTTCACGCACGGCGGCTATTACGGCACGACGATGGCCGACATCGCGGCAGCGGTCGACATCTCGGCGACGGCGTTGTATCGGCACTTCCGCAACAAGCAGCAACTTTTGGGGCAGTGCCTGATGGTCGGGCTCGACGACACGCTCCACCGGCTCGACGCCGCGTATCGCGCCGACGATTCCGGTGGCGCGGTACTGGCCGAATTGGTCCGGGTCGCGCTCGAGCTGCGCGGCCTGCCGCGCCTGTGGCAACTGGAGTTCCGCAACTTGACCGCCGCCGACAAGACCGCGGTGCTCGTCCGCGTCGCGCGGCTGACCCGCTACCTGCGGCGCGCGATCCGCCTGCGCCGCCCGGAGCTGAGCGCCGCTGACGTCGAACTGCTCAGCTGGTGCGTGCTCTCGATCGCGGTCAGCCCCTCCTATCATCGCGCCGAGTTGCCCGCACCGGCCGCCGCGCAGGTGCTCGACGCCGCCGTCGCGGCCGTGATCACGACCCGGATGCCCGCGTGTCCGGCAGGCTACGCGCCGCACCGGCCACCGCGCATGGAGACCGGCAACGCCGCGCTCGATCGAGCGCTGCGGTCGGAGCGGATGCTCGCCGAGGCGGCGCGCCTGTTCAGCGCCCGCGGTTATGCCGCCGTGGGCATCGAGGACATCGGTGCGGCGGTCGGCGTCACCGGACCCGCGCTCTACCACCACTTCTCGAGCAAGGCGGATCTGCTGGACCAGATCGTCCGGCGCCAGGACGAGTGGCTCCGGCTGCTGCTCGCCCGGGCCATCGCCGAGGGCCGCAGCGCCGAGGAGTCCATGCGCTCGCTCATGCGCAGCTTCGCCCAACTGGGCGTCGACGAGCCCGATCTCTTGGCGATCACCGTCAGCGAGATCCGGCATCTGCCGGGCGACGGGGTGCGGCGCTACCGACGGGTGCGCCTCGACGGCATCGCCCAGTGGGCTCGCATGCTGCAGGCCGTGCGACCGGACCTGTCCGCGCCCAGCGCACGGGTGCTCAGCCGCGCCGTCACCACTGTCGTCATCGATGCCGTACGCAATCCCCGCTTCCGGCGGCGCGCCGATCTCGTCGAGATTCTCGTCGCCATCGGGGAGGGCATCGGAGCGGCCGGTAGCCATGGCCGAGTTGGTCGGCAGTGA
- a CDS encoding alpha/beta hydrolase → MHTSYLAFLPADLRADPELRPQSAAWSWRGHRVHVERVRRPEAEVQMILIHGAGGHAAAMWPFAALAAARGFDVQVPDLPGYGHTGVPSPRGIRYSDWVDCVADLVRAAKSADPRPLVLVGASMGGMLAYAAAARTGMADALAATCLLDPRLPPVRAAIARHRWLGRYGIRLLIPVLDGLRVPVRLLANMSAMSSDPGLTRVVATDPHGGGSRIPLGFLRTYLRSAPDVEPEEFTACPVWLVHPGADRWTPLSLSQAFFDRIAAPKRLIVLDAAAHYPVERPGIYQLADAFTEIRDQLVAGPSADR, encoded by the coding sequence ATGCACACCTCCTACCTCGCATTTCTTCCTGCCGACCTGCGCGCGGACCCGGAGCTACGGCCGCAGTCGGCCGCCTGGTCGTGGCGCGGGCACCGGGTGCACGTCGAACGTGTCCGCCGACCGGAGGCGGAGGTGCAAATGATCTTGATCCACGGCGCCGGTGGGCATGCCGCGGCCATGTGGCCGTTCGCGGCGCTGGCGGCGGCGCGGGGTTTCGACGTTCAGGTGCCCGACCTGCCCGGCTACGGCCACACCGGGGTCCCGTCGCCTCGCGGGATCCGGTACTCGGACTGGGTGGACTGCGTCGCCGATCTGGTCCGGGCGGCGAAGTCGGCCGACCCGAGGCCGCTGGTGCTGGTCGGCGCGAGTATGGGCGGCATGCTGGCGTACGCCGCGGCGGCGCGCACCGGCATGGCCGACGCGCTGGCGGCCACTTGTCTGCTGGACCCGCGGCTGCCGCCGGTTCGGGCAGCCATCGCCCGGCACCGGTGGCTGGGCCGGTACGGAATTCGGCTGCTGATTCCCGTTCTCGACGGTCTGCGGGTTCCGGTGCGGTTGCTCGCCAACATGTCCGCGATGTCCAGCGACCCCGGGTTGACCCGTGTCGTCGCGACCGATCCCCACGGCGGCGGCTCCCGGATACCGCTGGGATTCCTGCGCACCTATCTGCGGTCCGCTCCCGATGTCGAACCGGAGGAATTCACCGCCTGCCCCGTGTGGCTGGTGCACCCTGGGGCCGATCGTTGGACTCCGCTGTCGCTGAGCCAGGCGTTCTTCGATCGGATCGCCGCGCCCAAGCGTCTGATCGTGCTGGACGCGGCGGCGCACTATCCCGTGGAGAGGCCGGGCATCTACCAACTGGCCGACGCGTTCACCGAGATTCGCGACCAGTTGGTCGCCGGCCCGTCGGCCGATCGATGA
- a CDS encoding FkbM family methyltransferase — translation MLKTLDQLQQLRLEDGRTVACTSPAEARMLWGEMSTDGFYRLAAALLRPGDIALDIGANIGLSAMMFADTCPGVRVIAAEPAPATFDCLQRNMGMHVPDGVALQVAVGAAPGSAPFTWYPRASANSGLYADRAADDEATEIYLRNSGLDDEAIALITAGLHEGERMDVEVTTVSAILREHGPNAEVGLLKVDVERAELDVLLGVADTDWPRIRAVVAEVHDRDDRLAQCCELLRRHGLLARTRQDPSLTGTELHEIYGVRPETV, via the coding sequence ATGCTGAAGACTCTCGATCAACTCCAGCAACTCCGGCTCGAGGACGGCAGGACGGTCGCCTGCACCAGTCCGGCCGAGGCGCGGATGTTGTGGGGCGAGATGTCGACCGACGGTTTCTACCGGCTAGCCGCCGCGCTCCTGCGACCGGGGGACATCGCACTCGATATCGGCGCGAACATCGGGCTGAGCGCGATGATGTTCGCCGACACCTGCCCCGGGGTGCGAGTGATCGCCGCCGAGCCGGCCCCGGCGACCTTCGACTGTCTACAGCGCAACATGGGCATGCACGTGCCGGACGGGGTGGCACTGCAAGTCGCGGTCGGCGCCGCGCCCGGCAGTGCGCCGTTCACCTGGTACCCGCGAGCCTCCGCGAATTCCGGGCTCTACGCCGACCGCGCGGCGGACGACGAAGCCACCGAGATCTATCTGCGCAACAGCGGCCTCGACGACGAGGCGATCGCGCTCATCACCGCCGGGCTGCACGAGGGTGAGCGCATGGACGTCGAGGTCACCACCGTTTCGGCGATCCTGCGCGAGCACGGTCCGAACGCGGAGGTCGGCTTGCTCAAGGTCGATGTCGAGCGAGCGGAACTCGACGTACTGCTCGGGGTGGCCGACACGGACTGGCCGCGCATCCGCGCCGTGGTGGCCGAGGTGCACGACCGGGACGATCGTTTGGCGCAGTGCTGCGAGTTACTGCGCAGGCACGGCCTGCTCGCGCGAACCCGCCAGGACCCGAGCCTGACGGGGACCGAACTGCACGAGATCTACGGCGTGCGGCCGGAGACCGTCTGA
- a CDS encoding MarR family winged helix-turn-helix transcriptional regulator, with translation MSADTADATALSSMAARLRIASTVILRRARRDPEERRLSATQWAVLGRLHRHGAMAAVDLARLEMLRPQTMRNVVDGLRDQGLIVGVRDSNDGRRVNLTLTDEGRAWVCGHQASANAALAQVLSESLRTGELHKVGEALDLLERIAYG, from the coding sequence GTGAGCGCTGACACCGCGGACGCCACAGCACTGTCCAGCATGGCGGCTCGCCTGCGCATCGCGTCGACCGTCATCCTGCGGCGCGCCCGGCGGGATCCCGAGGAACGGCGGCTGTCCGCGACGCAGTGGGCGGTTCTGGGTCGTCTGCATCGGCACGGCGCCATGGCCGCGGTCGACTTGGCGCGGCTGGAGATGCTCCGGCCGCAAACGATGCGCAACGTGGTCGACGGATTGCGTGATCAGGGCCTGATCGTCGGTGTGCGCGACTCGAACGACGGACGCCGGGTGAATCTGACCCTCACCGACGAAGGCCGCGCGTGGGTGTGCGGTCACCAGGCCTCCGCGAACGCCGCGCTCGCGCAGGTGTTGTCGGAAAGCCTGCGGACCGGTGAGTTGCACAAGGTCGGCGAGGCGCTGGATCTGCTGGAGCGCATCGCCTATGGGTGA